In Fusobacterium perfoetens, a single genomic region encodes these proteins:
- a CDS encoding M20/M25/M40 family metallo-hydrolase → MKDFNIEKYTEELEKIVNMESESKDPEGVEKITDYFFDKYKKLGLNVEKISKYSEVGPCLKVTNTNEENYDVLLLGHQDTVFPKGTIKERPFKREGNKVFGPGVIDMKGPLLSLYYTVKELIESKTSKKICILLNSEEEIGSEHYKDLIEEIAKKSNYTLVIEHARPNGDLVVERKGSGGYKVEFTGKASHAGSAHDKGRNAINEMAYWINELNKITNYEKGTTM, encoded by the coding sequence ATGAAAGATTTTAATATAGAAAAATATACGGAAGAACTTGAAAAAATTGTTAATATGGAAAGTGAAAGTAAAGATCCAGAGGGAGTAGAAAAAATAACTGATTATTTTTTTGATAAATATAAAAAATTAGGTTTAAATGTAGAAAAAATTAGTAAATATTCAGAAGTAGGACCTTGTTTAAAAGTTACAAATACAAACGAAGAAAATTATGATGTGTTATTGTTAGGACATCAAGATACAGTTTTTCCTAAAGGAACAATAAAGGAGAGACCTTTTAAAAGGGAAGGAAATAAAGTGTTTGGTCCAGGCGTGATTGATATGAAAGGACCTCTTCTTTCATTGTATTATACTGTAAAAGAATTGATAGAAAGTAAAACTTCTAAAAAGATTTGTATTTTATTAAATAGTGAAGAGGAGATAGGTTCAGAACATTATAAAGATTTAATCGAAGAAATTGCGAAAAAAAGTAATTATACTCTTGTTATAGAACATGCAAGACCTAATGGAGATTTAGTAGTTGAAAGAAAAGGAAGTGGAGGATATAAGGTAGAATTTACAGGAAAAGCTTCGCATGCAGGAAGTGCTCATGATAAAGGAAGAAATGCTATAAATGAAATGGCATATTGGATAAATGAATTAAATAAGATTACAAATTATGAAAAAGGGACTACAATGTAG
- a CDS encoding aminopeptidase, producing the protein MKKILMAKAARSIVEINLGVKPGEQVAIVTEPKQMRITEALAAAVVAAGAEPTIHLLMPRERDGQEPPKTVAAAMKESDAFIGAVYTSITHTHAVKDACAAGSRGVMLTQFNEEQMIKGGVNANFYEAAANCEKVAKVLAGAEVITITTPMGTNLKLSGKGRRGNAMTGIVKAGRFAPVPTIEANVSPVEGSANGVIVADASIPYIGIGLLKVPVRAEVKDGYIIPESISGGEEAKKLADDWISKKDPQVYNVAEVGVGLNPECVFTGSMLEDEGVYGSLHIGVGTNITLGGVIKAACHYDLIMTKPTLTADGVTILKDGELML; encoded by the coding sequence ATGAAAAAAATATTAATGGCTAAAGCAGCAAGATCAATAGTAGAAATAAATCTTGGAGTGAAACCTGGAGAACAAGTGGCAATTGTAACAGAACCAAAACAAATGAGAATAACTGAAGCTTTAGCTGCAGCTGTTGTTGCTGCAGGAGCAGAACCAACAATTCATTTATTAATGCCTAGAGAAAGAGATGGTCAAGAACCACCAAAAACAGTAGCAGCGGCTATGAAAGAGTCAGATGCTTTTATAGGAGCTGTTTACACATCAATTACTCACACTCATGCAGTAAAAGACGCCTGTGCAGCAGGATCAAGAGGAGTAATGTTAACACAATTTAACGAAGAACAAATGATAAAAGGTGGAGTAAATGCTAATTTTTATGAAGCTGCTGCAAATTGTGAAAAAGTAGCAAAAGTACTAGCAGGAGCGGAAGTAATAACTATAACTACTCCAATGGGAACTAATTTAAAACTTTCTGGAAAGGGAAGAAGAGGAAATGCTATGACGGGAATTGTAAAAGCTGGAAGATTTGCTCCAGTACCAACTATTGAAGCTAATGTGTCTCCTGTTGAAGGAAGTGCAAATGGAGTGATTGTAGCAGATGCAAGTATACCATATATAGGAATAGGTTTATTAAAAGTACCTGTAAGAGCTGAAGTTAAAGATGGATATATAATACCAGAAAGTATTTCAGGAGGAGAGGAAGCGAAAAAATTAGCAGATGATTGGATAAGTAAAAAAGATCCTCAAGTATATAATGTAGCTGAAGTGGGAGTAGGATTAAATCCAGAATGTGTATTTACAGGAAGTATGTTGGAAGATGAAGGGGTTTACGGGTCTCTTCATATAGGAGTGGGAACTAATATAACTCTTGGTGGAGTTATAAAAGCAGCTTGTCATTATGATTTGATAATGACTAAACCTACTTTAACAGCAGATGGTGTAACGATATTAAAAGACGGAGAATTAATGCTTTAA
- the gltS gene encoding sodium/glutamate symporter, translated as MELEFNLFLTVATAAVVLIVGDFIKKRVEILRRFCIPVPVVGGLIFTILLSIGYSTGLFNLKLNFVLSNFFALAFYSSIGFTASYKLLKKGGPQVLKFLIASIIVVILQNFLGVYLAKFLGLNPLVGLATASIPMTGGHGTSAAFAPVLEEAGLSNALTISLAAATFGLVSGSLIGGPTGKFLIEKYKLVSKIIKNEEVEKSNDSLKEIKNKIDEKRIQSAMYQLLISMALGSIISMGLKKIGLTFPDSVGAMIAAAIMRNIADYSPNFKIKENEVRIMGDLSLMLFLALSMMNLKLWQIADLAIPMIILLIAQTILMFICATFLTFRMMGKDFEAAMMAVGHCGFGLGAVPTAMANMQSVEEKYGKAPTAFFILPLVGSLFINFFNSIIIVTFINVYK; from the coding sequence ATGGAATTAGAATTTAATTTATTTTTAACCGTTGCTACTGCAGCAGTTGTTTTAATTGTTGGAGATTTTATTAAAAAAAGAGTTGAAATACTTAGAAGATTTTGTATTCCTGTTCCTGTTGTAGGTGGATTAATTTTTACAATATTACTTTCTATAGGATATTCTACAGGTTTATTTAATCTAAAATTAAACTTTGTACTTAGTAATTTCTTTGCTTTAGCTTTTTATTCTAGTATCGGATTTACAGCAAGCTATAAATTATTAAAAAAAGGTGGACCTCAAGTATTAAAATTTTTAATAGCTTCTATTATCGTAGTTATTCTTCAAAATTTTCTTGGAGTATATCTAGCTAAATTTTTAGGTTTAAATCCTTTAGTAGGTTTAGCAACTGCTTCTATACCAATGACTGGTGGTCATGGAACTTCCGCAGCATTTGCACCTGTATTAGAAGAAGCTGGTTTGTCTAACGCTCTAACAATTTCTTTAGCTGCAGCTACTTTTGGACTAGTTTCTGGTAGTTTAATAGGTGGTCCTACAGGTAAATTTCTTATTGAAAAATATAAATTAGTTTCTAAAATTATAAAAAATGAAGAAGTTGAAAAATCTAATGATTCTCTTAAAGAAATTAAAAATAAAATAGATGAAAAAAGAATACAATCAGCAATGTATCAATTATTAATCTCTATGGCTCTTGGTTCTATAATTTCTATGGGGCTAAAAAAAATAGGTTTAACTTTCCCAGATTCAGTTGGAGCAATGATAGCTGCAGCAATTATGAGAAATATAGCAGATTATTCTCCTAATTTTAAAATAAAAGAAAATGAAGTTAGAATAATGGGAGATTTATCTTTAATGCTATTCTTGGCTTTGTCTATGATGAATTTGAAATTGTGGCAAATTGCTGACTTAGCTATTCCTATGATTATATTATTAATAGCTCAAACTATATTAATGTTTATTTGTGCAACTTTCTTAACATTTAGAATGATGGGAAAAGATTTTGAAGCTGCTATGATGGCAGTTGGACATTGTGGATTTGGATTAGGGGCTGTTCCTACTGCTATGGCTAACATGCAATCTGTTGAGGAAAAATATGGAAAAGCTCCGACAGCATTCTTTATTTTACCTCTAGTAGGTAGTTTATTTATTAACTTTTTCAATTCAATTATAATTGTAACTTTTATTAACGTGTATAAATAA